The following DNA comes from Oncorhynchus gorbuscha isolate QuinsamMale2020 ecotype Even-year unplaced genomic scaffold, OgorEven_v1.0 Un_scaffold_20389, whole genome shotgun sequence.
CCCTTTTCGACTGGGACAATAAATACTCCCTTTCCGACTGGGATAATAAATACTCCCTTTCCGACTGGGATAATAAATACTCCCTTTCCTACTGGGATAATAAATACTCCCTTTCTGACTGGGATAATAAATACTCCCTTTCCTACTGGGATAATAAATACTCCCTTTCCTACTGGGACAATAAATACTCCCTTTCCGACTGGGATAATAAATACTCACGCCTCTCACTCTTTGCTCTAGTGTGTGCCTTTCTGGAGTAAACTCCGCCTCCAGTCTGTTGCTAGGTAACCAATCCTTGTCCTCTACGTCGCAGTCTGCAGCGTTGTTGGATTGTCTGGGACTCATGGACTCCGCCTCCAACCCGTCGCTAGGTAACCCAGCCCCTCCATCTCCGCTCCACTCTTCATCACAGTCTACAGCATCCTCAGCCTGGTGGGGACTCGAGGGTGCACTGCTAGCATCCTCAGCCTGGAGGGGACTCGAGGGTGCACTGCTAGCATCCTCCAGTATCCTCCTGATGTCCTCTTTCAGTTGAAGTAACCAA
Coding sequences within:
- the LOC124031042 gene encoding uncharacterized protein LOC124031042, which translates into the protein MNREEGVLMDEIEKSLWNLTEDNLRYLCEHHGHDGSEVKGMDHRSLRRKIMEEMWDNTDSIKSVEQGTSWLLQLKEDIRRILEDASSAPSSPLQAEDASSAPSSPHQAEDAVDCDEEWSGDGGAGLPSDGLEAESMSPRQSNNAADCDVEDKDWLPSNRLEAEFTPERHTLEQRVRGVSIYYPSRKGSIYCPSRKGSIYYPSRKGSIYYPSQKGSIYYPSRKGSIYYPSRKGSIYYPSRKGSIYCPSRKGSIYYPSKKGSIYYPSRKGSIYCPSQKGSIYYPSRKGSIYYPSRKGSIYYPSRKGSIY